From Streptomyces sp. NBC_00237, a single genomic window includes:
- a CDS encoding cell division protein SepF, translating to MGSVRKASAWLGLVEDNDDDRYYDDEYAEGNNETPEPWVTDPRVRVVSEKAEDHGRRIATVTPDGFRDARGIGELFRDGVPVIVNLTSMEPGDAKRVVDFAAGLTFGLRGSIERVATRVFLLTPADTNIVSGEAAGRQTGGFFNQS from the coding sequence ATGGGATCGGTTCGCAAGGCGAGTGCCTGGCTCGGACTCGTCGAGGACAACGACGACGACCGCTACTACGACGACGAGTACGCCGAGGGGAACAACGAGACACCCGAGCCCTGGGTCACGGATCCCCGGGTCCGTGTCGTCTCCGAGAAGGCCGAGGACCACGGCCGCCGCATCGCGACCGTGACGCCCGACGGCTTCCGGGACGCGCGCGGGATCGGCGAGCTGTTCCGGGACGGCGTCCCGGTGATCGTGAACCTGACGTCCATGGAGCCCGGCGACGCCAAGCGCGTCGTGGACTTCGCGGCCGGTCTGACCTTCGGTCTGCGCGGCTCCATCGAGCGCGTGGCCACCCGGGTCTTCCTGCTGACCCCCGCCGACACGAACATCGTGAGCGGCGAGGCCGCCGGCCGGCAGACCGGCGGCTTCTTCAATCAGAGCTGA
- a CDS encoding I78 family peptidase inhibitor: MASLPKPPAQPDDNPESYVGLTSDEAERTATEHGWSTVRTLAPGAIITMEFLHGRLNFEAKDGRVTRCWIG; encoded by the coding sequence ATGGCATCTCTACCGAAACCTCCCGCCCAGCCCGACGACAACCCCGAGAGCTACGTCGGCCTCACGTCCGACGAGGCCGAACGCACCGCGACGGAACACGGCTGGAGCACCGTCAGGACGCTCGCTCCGGGCGCGATCATCACCATGGAGTTCCTCCACGGCCGCCTCAACTTCGAGGCGAAGGACGGCAGGGTCACCCGCTGCTGGATCGGCTGA
- a CDS encoding glycosyltransferase family 4 protein yields MHISFLLHNAYAVGGTIRTTFNLAQTLAEQHDVEITSVFRHRDEPSLSAPAGVRLEHLVDLREKSPHYDGDHPDHQRPAVVFPAGDSRHHQYSRLTDRRIGAHLSELKTDVVVGTRPGLNVHLARQARHDTVRVGQEHLTLDSHRFRLRRELRYRYALLDAVTTVTQADALSYRERLKLPGVRIEAMANSVPAARLPPSDGSGKWVIAAGRLTPGKRYDLLVRAFAQVVAARPDWRLRIYGGGDGAPKLRALVHELRLHNHVFLMGVANPLEAEWPKGSIAAVTSDLEAFGMTIVEAMRCGLPVVSTDCPHGPREIIRDGVDGRLVPVGDANAVARALLDLIQDDGLRHRMGRAALADTARFDPAEIAERHAVLYAELVAQGSSSRSRSALRDALHRAPGVLVDEAFTLRRKVLSTLRKGRTA; encoded by the coding sequence ATGCACATCTCATTCCTGCTCCACAACGCGTACGCCGTCGGAGGCACCATCCGCACGACGTTCAACCTCGCCCAGACGCTGGCCGAGCAGCACGACGTGGAGATCACCTCCGTGTTCAGGCACCGCGACGAGCCGTCCCTGAGCGCCCCCGCCGGAGTGCGCCTGGAACACCTCGTGGACCTGCGCGAGAAGAGCCCGCACTACGACGGCGACCACCCCGACCACCAGCGCCCGGCCGTGGTCTTCCCCGCCGGTGACAGCCGCCACCACCAGTACAGCCGCCTCACCGACCGGCGGATCGGCGCGCACCTGAGCGAGTTGAAGACCGACGTCGTCGTCGGCACCCGGCCCGGGCTCAACGTGCACCTCGCCCGGCAGGCCCGCCACGACACCGTACGGGTCGGTCAGGAGCATCTCACCCTGGACAGCCACCGGTTCCGGCTGCGCCGCGAACTGCGCTACCGGTACGCCCTCCTGGACGCCGTCACCACCGTCACGCAGGCCGACGCCCTGTCGTACCGGGAACGGCTGAAGCTCCCCGGCGTACGCATCGAGGCCATGGCCAACAGCGTCCCGGCCGCACGGCTGCCGCCCTCCGACGGAAGCGGCAAGTGGGTGATCGCCGCCGGACGGCTCACCCCCGGCAAGCGGTACGACCTCCTGGTGCGCGCCTTCGCCCAGGTCGTCGCCGCCCGCCCGGACTGGCGGCTGCGCATCTACGGCGGCGGCGACGGCGCCCCGAAACTGCGCGCCCTGGTGCACGAACTGCGCCTGCACAACCACGTGTTCCTGATGGGTGTCGCCAACCCCCTGGAGGCGGAGTGGCCCAAGGGCTCCATCGCCGCCGTCACCTCCGACCTCGAAGCGTTCGGGATGACCATCGTCGAGGCGATGCGCTGCGGACTGCCCGTCGTCTCCACGGACTGCCCGCACGGTCCTCGCGAGATCATCCGCGACGGCGTCGACGGTCGCCTGGTCCCGGTGGGCGACGCGAACGCGGTCGCCCGCGCTCTCCTGGACCTCATCCAGGACGACGGTCTGCGCCACCGCATGGGCCGTGCCGCCCTCGCCGACACGGCGCGCTTCGACCCCGCCGAGATCGCCGAGCGGCACGCCGTGCTGTACGCCGAACTCGTTGCCCAGGGCTCCAGCTCCCGCTCCCGCAGTGCGCTGCGGGACGCCCTGCACCGGGCACCGGGAGTGCTCGTCGACGAAGCCTTCACCCTGCGCCGCAAGGTCCTCTCCACGCTCCGGAAAGGGCGTACCGCATGA
- a CDS encoding MFS transporter — MAGTTTAGKELTAGGPWRRLLNGGANRWVVLVVLCLSLILVALDSTILHIAVPSVTEDLRPGSVELLWIVDSYPLICASLLILFGTLGDRVGRRRILMLGYGLFTVASAMAALAQTPELLIAARALLGVGGAMIMPATLSIVRAVFPDRRERSMAIGIWSAVTGIGAAAGPVLGGFLVENFWWGSVFLINIPLMIVIIPLGRLLLPESKGSGEGPWDVVGALMASAGVLGVVYGVKRAGSGDPALDVMTLGPLLAGAVLLVLFVRRQRRREHPLIDMKLFSRPAFTASVGCIVLGMLALVGLELIAVQYLQLVLHLSPLETGMRLLPLTFAAMVAGGLGSYVLQKVGPRAMVAFGFSLTAASVLLLTMMGQEDQPWLLAGGFVLLGFGLQATLFGSYESMLSEAPADAAGGAAAIGETSYQLGAGMGIALLGSVMNAAYAPGLKHVEGVAAADSTHASNSLGEAYEVAKELGGKAGQALYDAARVAFVHGLHVTLVTSAALLLIGAVAALRLPRGMDQAAPDAEDDVPAGPGTPGVPGAPEAQTVHSLEKPASPQLPAAREPAEATASRD; from the coding sequence ATGGCAGGGACAACCACGGCCGGCAAAGAGCTGACTGCGGGAGGTCCTTGGCGACGGCTCCTGAACGGGGGAGCCAACCGCTGGGTCGTGCTCGTCGTCCTGTGCCTGAGCCTCATCCTGGTCGCGCTCGACTCGACGATCCTGCACATCGCGGTCCCCTCGGTCACCGAGGACCTGCGTCCCGGCTCCGTGGAGCTGCTGTGGATCGTCGACTCGTACCCCCTCATCTGCGCCTCGCTGCTGATCCTCTTCGGCACGCTGGGCGACCGCGTCGGACGACGGCGCATCCTGATGCTCGGTTACGGGCTGTTCACCGTCGCCTCGGCGATGGCCGCCCTCGCGCAGACTCCGGAACTGCTCATCGCGGCCCGCGCCCTGCTGGGCGTCGGCGGCGCGATGATCATGCCCGCGACGCTCTCCATCGTCCGGGCGGTCTTCCCCGACCGGCGCGAGCGCTCCATGGCGATCGGCATCTGGTCCGCGGTCACCGGCATCGGAGCCGCGGCGGGCCCCGTGCTCGGCGGCTTCCTGGTCGAGAACTTCTGGTGGGGTTCGGTCTTCCTGATCAACATCCCGCTGATGATCGTGATCATCCCGCTCGGCCGTCTGCTGCTCCCCGAGTCCAAGGGCAGCGGCGAGGGCCCGTGGGACGTGGTCGGCGCGCTGATGGCCTCCGCCGGTGTGCTCGGCGTCGTGTACGGGGTGAAGCGGGCGGGCAGCGGCGATCCGGCGCTCGACGTCATGACGCTGGGCCCGCTGCTGGCCGGTGCGGTGCTCCTGGTGCTCTTCGTGCGCCGCCAGCGGCGCCGCGAGCACCCGCTCATCGACATGAAGCTCTTCTCCCGCCCGGCCTTCACCGCCTCGGTGGGCTGCATCGTGCTGGGCATGCTGGCGCTGGTCGGCCTGGAGCTGATCGCGGTCCAGTACCTCCAGCTGGTGCTGCACCTCAGCCCGCTGGAGACCGGCATGCGGCTGCTGCCGCTGACCTTCGCCGCGATGGTGGCGGGCGGTCTCGGCTCCTACGTCCTGCAGAAGGTCGGCCCCCGGGCCATGGTCGCCTTCGGCTTCTCGCTCACGGCGGCCTCGGTGCTGCTGCTGACGATGATGGGCCAGGAGGACCAGCCCTGGCTGCTGGCGGGCGGCTTCGTCCTGCTCGGCTTCGGCCTCCAGGCCACCCTCTTCGGCAGTTACGAGTCCATGCTCAGCGAGGCTCCGGCGGACGCGGCGGGCGGCGCCGCGGCCATCGGCGAGACCTCCTACCAGCTCGGCGCGGGCATGGGCATCGCCCTGCTCGGCAGCGTGATGAACGCCGCGTACGCCCCCGGCCTCAAGCACGTCGAGGGTGTGGCGGCGGCCGACTCCACGCACGCGTCGAACTCGCTCGGCGAGGCGTACGAGGTGGCCAAGGAGCTGGGCGGCAAGGCCGGGCAGGCCCTGTACGACGCCGCCCGGGTCGCCTTCGTGCACGGGCTGCACGTCACGCTGGTGACCAGCGCGGCCCTGCTCCTGATCGGCGCGGTCGCCGCGCTGCGGCTGCCGCGCGGCATGGACCAGGCGGCCCCGGACGCGGAGGACGACGTTCCCGCCGGACCCGGGACTCCCGGGGTTCCCGGGGCTCCCGAGGCGCAGACGGTCCACTCGCTCGAAAAGCCCGCGTCCCCGCAGCTGCCTGCGGCCCGCGAGCCCGCCGAGGCGACGGCGAGCCGGGACTGA
- a CDS encoding YafY family protein, which produces MLETSARLLRLLSLLQAHREWTGPDLADRLGVTARTVRRDVDRLRELGYPVNASPGTGGGYQLGVGAQLPPLLLDDDEAVAVAVGLRTSAGQGVEGIGESSVRALAKLEQVLPDRLRRRVGALNAFTVPLLHGRSSASVEPAVLTELATACRDFERLRFAYRDHSGNTTRRTVEPHRLVCTERRWYLVAWDVDRADWRTFRADRITPKPPHGPRFAPREAPADDLAAYVSKGISTSAYAATAVLRLLVPVETAREVVGPDDGVLEAEGPDACLLRTGAHSMDVLVIHVLLMGMEFEVVEPVELTARITAARDLLGRALDRAVPE; this is translated from the coding sequence ATGTTGGAGACCTCGGCCCGGCTGCTGCGTCTGCTCTCGCTGCTCCAGGCCCACCGCGAATGGACAGGACCCGACCTGGCGGACCGTCTCGGCGTCACCGCGCGCACCGTGCGGCGGGACGTCGACCGGCTCCGCGAGCTCGGCTACCCCGTGAACGCCAGCCCCGGCACCGGCGGCGGCTACCAGCTGGGCGTCGGCGCCCAGCTGCCGCCCCTGCTCCTCGACGACGACGAGGCCGTCGCCGTCGCGGTCGGCCTGCGCACCTCGGCCGGTCAGGGGGTCGAGGGCATCGGCGAGAGCTCCGTACGCGCCCTGGCCAAGCTGGAGCAGGTCCTCCCGGACCGGCTGCGCCGCCGTGTCGGCGCGCTGAACGCCTTCACCGTCCCCCTGCTGCACGGCCGCAGCTCCGCCTCGGTCGAGCCCGCCGTCCTCACCGAACTCGCCACCGCATGCCGGGACTTCGAGCGACTGCGCTTCGCGTACCGCGACCACTCCGGCAACACCACCCGGCGCACCGTCGAGCCGCACCGCCTGGTGTGCACCGAGCGCCGCTGGTACCTCGTCGCCTGGGACGTCGACCGCGCCGACTGGCGTACGTTCCGGGCCGACCGGATCACCCCGAAGCCACCGCACGGACCCCGCTTCGCGCCCCGCGAGGCCCCGGCCGACGACCTCGCCGCGTACGTCTCGAAGGGCATCTCCACCTCCGCGTACGCGGCGACCGCCGTGCTGCGCCTGCTCGTTCCCGTCGAGACGGCACGCGAGGTCGTCGGCCCCGACGACGGCGTGCTGGAGGCCGAAGGCCCGGACGCATGTCTGCTGCGCACCGGGGCGCACAGCATGGACGTCCTGGTGATCCACGTCCTCCTGATGGGGATGGAGTTCGAGGTGGTCGAGCCGGTGGAACTGACCGCACGGATCACTGCGGCCCGTGATCTCCTCGGGCGCGCTCTGGATCGAGCGGTGCCGGAGTGA
- a CDS encoding transferase, producing the protein MSSSPSSRSATAATDATASSTGAAASVPAPAAAPSSAPAPGAPCADCTADSAGGLTFDVAASGAPDAALVLRRTGGSRSDDVRLPLTPVGQGRLRAVLPSTVDLPEGRWETRVHGAGAHLTVLPGLRDLRALVDRTPDPRTEAIAVRIPYATSDGLLAVRSWRRAPHAEAGDIVFADDGTAITVKGRLYGTELGPGAAVEARLRGGEGRVHREPAEGQEHDFVCTLPVRPLAEGRDGAGRVWDLWLVAATDTAPIRVSRLLDDIAEKQRVFTYPALPVGDDPKTVAFPYYTLDNDLAVQISTP; encoded by the coding sequence ATGAGCAGCTCACCCTCCTCCCGGTCCGCGACGGCGGCGACGGACGCGACGGCCTCCTCCACGGGTGCCGCCGCCTCCGTCCCCGCACCCGCCGCAGCACCCTCCTCCGCTCCTGCCCCCGGAGCCCCGTGCGCCGACTGCACGGCGGACTCGGCGGGGGGCCTCACCTTCGACGTGGCGGCCTCCGGCGCGCCCGACGCCGCGCTGGTGCTGCGCCGCACCGGCGGGTCCAGGAGCGACGACGTACGGCTGCCGCTGACGCCTGTCGGACAGGGCCGCCTGCGCGCCGTGCTGCCGAGCACCGTCGACTTGCCCGAGGGGCGCTGGGAGACCCGGGTGCACGGCGCGGGCGCGCACCTGACGGTGCTGCCGGGCCTGCGGGACCTGCGCGCCCTCGTGGACCGCACCCCCGACCCGCGCACGGAGGCCATCGCCGTACGCATCCCGTACGCCACCTCCGACGGCCTTCTCGCGGTGCGCAGTTGGCGGCGTGCGCCCCATGCCGAGGCCGGTGACATCGTTTTCGCGGACGACGGCACCGCGATCACCGTCAAGGGGCGGCTGTACGGAACGGAGCTCGGCCCGGGCGCGGCCGTCGAGGCGCGGCTGCGCGGCGGGGAGGGGCGGGTGCACCGGGAGCCGGCCGAGGGGCAGGAGCACGACTTCGTCTGCACGCTGCCCGTCAGGCCGCTGGCCGAGGGGCGCGACGGGGCCGGCCGGGTCTGGGACCTGTGGCTGGTCGCGGCCACGGACACCGCGCCGATACGGGTGTCGCGGCTGCTGGACGACATCGCCGAGAAGCAGCGCGTCTTCACGTACCCGGCGCTGCCGGTCGGCGACGACCCCAAGACCGTCGCGTTCCCGTACTACACGCTGGACAACGACCTCGCGGTGCAGATCAGCACACCGTGA
- a CDS encoding acyl-CoA dehydrogenase family protein — MSARPAKLPPFDPADPLGVDDLLAPEDLAIRDTVRGWAADRVLPHIADWYERGELPGIRDLARELGAIGALGMSLTGYGCAGASAVQYGLACLELEAADSGIRSLVSVQGSLAMYAIWRFGSEEQKQRWLPSMASGETIGCFGLTEPDHGSDPAGMRTYAKKDGTDWVLSGRKMWITNGSVAGVAVVWAQTDQGIRGFVVPTDRPGFSAPEIHHKWSLRASVTSELVLDEVRLPADAVLPEVTGLKGPLSCLSHARYGIVWGAMGAARASFEAALDYAKTREQFGRPIGGFQLTQAKLADMAVELHKGILLAHHLGTRMDAGKLRPEQVSFGKLNNVREAIEICRTSRTILGANGISLEYPVMRHATNLESVLTYEGTVEMHQLVLGKALTGLDAFR; from the coding sequence ATGTCCGCACGTCCCGCCAAGCTTCCGCCGTTCGACCCCGCCGACCCGCTCGGCGTCGACGACCTGCTCGCCCCCGAGGACCTCGCGATCCGCGACACGGTCCGCGGCTGGGCCGCCGACCGCGTCCTGCCGCACATCGCCGACTGGTACGAGCGCGGAGAGCTCCCGGGCATCCGCGACCTCGCCCGCGAGCTCGGTGCGATCGGCGCGCTGGGCATGTCCCTGACCGGTTACGGCTGCGCGGGCGCCAGCGCCGTCCAGTACGGCCTGGCCTGCCTGGAGCTGGAGGCCGCCGACTCCGGGATCCGCTCCCTCGTCTCCGTACAGGGGTCGCTCGCGATGTACGCGATCTGGCGCTTCGGCTCCGAGGAGCAGAAGCAGCGGTGGCTGCCGTCCATGGCGTCCGGCGAGACCATCGGCTGCTTCGGCCTGACCGAGCCCGACCACGGGTCCGACCCGGCGGGCATGCGGACGTACGCGAAGAAGGACGGCACCGACTGGGTGCTCAGCGGCCGCAAGATGTGGATCACCAACGGGTCCGTCGCCGGGGTCGCCGTCGTCTGGGCGCAGACCGACCAGGGCATCCGAGGCTTCGTCGTCCCCACCGACCGCCCCGGCTTCTCCGCCCCCGAGATCCACCACAAGTGGTCGCTGCGCGCGTCCGTCACCAGCGAGCTGGTACTGGACGAGGTACGGCTGCCCGCCGATGCCGTGCTTCCTGAGGTGACGGGCCTCAAGGGGCCGCTGAGCTGCCTGAGCCACGCGCGGTACGGAATCGTCTGGGGCGCGATGGGAGCGGCGCGCGCCAGCTTCGAGGCGGCGCTCGACTACGCGAAGACCCGCGAACAGTTCGGCAGGCCCATCGGCGGCTTCCAGCTCACCCAGGCCAAGCTCGCCGACATGGCGGTCGAGCTGCACAAGGGCATCCTGCTCGCCCACCACCTGGGAACGCGCATGGACGCCGGGAAGCTGCGCCCGGAACAGGTCAGCTTCGGCAAGCTCAACAACGTACGGGAGGCGATCGAGATCTGCCGGACCAGCCGGACGATCCTCGGCGCCAACGGGATCTCGCTCGAATACCCCGTGATGCGGCACGCCACGAACCTGGAATCGGTGCTCACGTACGAGGGCACCGTGGAAATGCACCAGCTGGTGCTGGGCAAGGCGCTCACCGGACTCGACGCGTTCCGGTAA
- a CDS encoding phosphatase PAP2 family protein, which produces MRIDRIFARLDREPEPPEIEVPGMSRTRKVLLGSTVAFYVAIVWGVLVSSWLVLLDWKVMLFRPYEQWPEVHAFLDYFVVLGQRGPTAVMIAAWLGWRSWRQHTLRPLLAMAAALLLLNITVGAVKIGFGRLGPHYATEIGSAEMFLGGDIFPSGHTANAVVTWGILAYLATTPRARRWLSVISATVALSVGATTVYLGTHWLSDVLLGWAAGLLVLLALPWVEPTIGRTEAFIFAARDRWRARGALTARPTGTVEPVSPVAVPSIRTGPDAAPARETVGSGGGRYAGTRPAQHLPAPAAHLAPRPHAVRSERAPVTQAGSRRPPQSRGGNGSHAPHPAR; this is translated from the coding sequence GTGCGTATCGACAGAATCTTTGCCCGGCTGGACCGGGAACCGGAGCCGCCGGAGATTGAGGTTCCCGGCATGAGCCGGACCCGCAAGGTTCTCCTCGGGTCGACGGTGGCGTTCTACGTCGCCATCGTCTGGGGCGTGCTGGTCTCCTCCTGGCTCGTGCTGCTCGACTGGAAGGTCATGCTCTTCCGGCCGTACGAGCAGTGGCCGGAGGTGCACGCGTTCCTGGACTACTTCGTGGTGCTGGGCCAGCGCGGCCCCACCGCGGTGATGATCGCGGCCTGGCTCGGCTGGCGCTCCTGGCGGCAGCACACGCTGCGCCCGCTGCTGGCCATGGCTGCCGCGCTGCTGCTGCTCAACATCACGGTCGGCGCGGTGAAGATCGGCTTCGGCCGCCTGGGACCGCACTACGCGACCGAGATCGGTTCCGCCGAGATGTTCCTCGGCGGCGACATATTCCCCTCGGGTCACACCGCCAACGCGGTCGTGACCTGGGGCATCCTCGCGTACCTGGCGACCACCCCACGGGCCAGGCGCTGGCTTTCGGTCATCTCGGCGACGGTCGCCCTGAGTGTCGGGGCGACCACGGTGTACCTGGGCACGCACTGGCTGAGCGACGTACTGCTCGGCTGGGCCGCGGGCCTGCTGGTCCTGCTGGCGCTGCCCTGGGTCGAGCCGACGATCGGGCGCACGGAGGCGTTCATCTTCGCCGCCCGCGACCGGTGGCGGGCCCGCGGCGCGCTCACAGCCCGCCCGACCGGCACGGTGGAGCCGGTGTCCCCGGTGGCCGTTCCCTCGATACGGACCGGCCCGGACGCCGCACCCGCCCGCGAGACGGTCGGCTCGGGCGGCGGACGGTACGCCGGCACCCGCCCCGCCCAGCACCTGCCCGCCCCGGCGGCGCACCTGGCACCCCGGCCGCACGCGGTCCGCTCGGAGCGCGCTCCGGTCACCCAGGCGGGCAGCCGCAGGCCCCCGCAGTCCCGCGGGGGCAACGGGTCGCACGCTCCGCATCCGGCGCGCTGA
- a CDS encoding DUF5685 family protein: protein MFGIVRPCTHRLSQGLKTEWMAHLCGLCLALRSDHGQFSRIVTNYDGLIVSVLTEAQSVRSTDWRRTAGPCPLRAMRTAPVAQGEGARLAAAVSLVLASAKVRDHVADRDGLLGRRPVALAARRVARGWDRAGARIGGSLGFDTAVLVDAVDRQTGIEAVAGIGTPLLFVTEPTETATAAAFAHTAVLAGRPSNAAPLAEAGRLFGRLAHLLDAVEDKAADDASGAWNPLTATGTSLAEARRLCDDAVHGVRLALKEAEFVDGKLVHVLLAHELQQSVHRAFGTNACGHDGHGPASVEAHGNPYAPPGGPHAPGTPGAPGGPTPPTPPPPPRDPRGLLAGCMVAIGLFCTCQVCCAGEYEGPWSRQRREGCCSNCDCSCCDCCEGCECCEGCGCCDCSC, encoded by the coding sequence TTGTTCGGCATCGTCAGACCATGCACGCATCGGCTCAGTCAGGGGCTCAAGACGGAGTGGATGGCACATCTGTGCGGCCTCTGTCTGGCGCTGCGCAGTGACCACGGCCAGTTCTCACGGATCGTCACCAACTACGACGGCCTGATCGTCTCGGTGCTGACGGAGGCTCAGTCCGTACGGTCCACGGACTGGCGGCGCACGGCGGGCCCCTGTCCGCTGCGCGCGATGCGTACGGCTCCGGTCGCGCAGGGCGAGGGTGCGCGGCTCGCCGCCGCGGTCTCGCTGGTGCTGGCGTCCGCGAAGGTACGGGACCACGTGGCCGACCGGGACGGGCTGTTGGGCCGCCGCCCGGTCGCGCTGGCCGCCCGCCGGGTGGCCAGGGGCTGGGACAGGGCGGGGGCGCGGATCGGCGGGTCGCTCGGCTTCGACACGGCGGTGCTGGTCGACGCTGTCGACCGGCAGACCGGTATCGAGGCCGTCGCCGGGATCGGCACGCCGCTGCTCTTCGTCACCGAGCCGACGGAGACCGCGACGGCGGCGGCCTTCGCGCACACGGCCGTGCTCGCGGGGCGGCCGTCGAACGCGGCTCCGCTCGCCGAGGCCGGTCGCCTCTTCGGGCGGCTCGCGCACCTGCTGGACGCCGTGGAGGACAAGGCGGCTGACGACGCGTCGGGGGCCTGGAACCCGCTGACCGCCACCGGCACCTCCCTCGCCGAGGCCCGTCGGCTGTGCGACGACGCGGTGCACGGGGTGCGGCTCGCGCTCAAGGAGGCCGAGTTCGTCGACGGCAAACTGGTGCACGTGCTGCTCGCGCACGAGCTTCAGCAGTCGGTGCACCGGGCGTTCGGCACGAACGCGTGCGGGCACGACGGACACGGGCCCGCGTCCGTCGAGGCGCACGGCAATCCGTACGCCCCTCCGGGTGGCCCCCATGCGCCGGGCACGCCCGGGGCGCCCGGCGGACCGACGCCGCCGACCCCGCCTCCGCCGCCGCGCGATCCGCGGGGGCTGCTGGCCGGGTGCATGGTGGCGATCGGACTGTTCTGCACCTGCCAGGTGTGCTGTGCGGGCGAGTACGAAGGTCCGTGGTCGCGGCAGAGGCGCGAGGGCTGTTGCAGCAACTGCGACTGCTCGTGCTGTGACTGCTGCGAAGGGTGCGAGTGCTGCGAAGGGTGTGGGTGCTGCGACTGCAGCTGCTGA
- the ctaD gene encoding cytochrome c oxidase subunit I, with product MGTETVEAPAAPPARDRRPGRVVVDWLTTTDHKKIGHLYLITSFGFFLVAGVMALLMRAELARPGMQLMSNEQYNQAFTLHGTIMLLLFATPTFAGFANAIMPLQIGSPDVAFPRLNMFSYWLFLFGGLIVLGSLLATNGPADFGWTSYTPLSRLERSPNIGADLWILGLALSGFGTILGAVNFLTTIIGMRAPGMTMFRMPIFTWNVLFTSILILVAFPVLAAALLVLESDRRFGSTVFAAENGGTLLWQHLFWFFGHPEVYIIALPFFGIVTEIIPVFSRKPIFGYVMLIGATMAITGLSLVVWAHHMFATGAVLLPFFSFMSFLIAVPTGVKFFNWTGTMLKGSLSFETPMLWSVGFLVTFLFGGLTGVLLASPPMDFHVTDTYFVVAHFHYVVFGTVVFAMFAGFYFWWPKFTGKMLDERLGKVHFWTLFVGFHTTFLVQHWLGAEGMPRRYADYLDADGFTALNMISTGGAFLLGLSTLPFLYNIWKTAKYGVKTDRNDPWGYGRSLEWATSCPPPRHNFVTLPKIRSESPAFDLHHPEIAALQQESQVTPAPLDPERARGDHGPQ from the coding sequence ATGGGTACGGAGACCGTGGAAGCGCCTGCCGCTCCACCTGCACGGGACCGGCGACCGGGGCGGGTGGTCGTGGACTGGCTGACCACCACCGACCACAAGAAGATCGGGCACCTCTACCTGATCACGTCGTTCGGCTTCTTCCTGGTCGCCGGTGTCATGGCCCTGCTGATGCGGGCCGAGCTGGCCAGGCCCGGCATGCAGCTCATGTCCAACGAGCAGTACAACCAGGCGTTCACGCTGCACGGCACGATCATGCTGCTGCTGTTCGCGACGCCGACCTTCGCGGGATTCGCCAACGCGATCATGCCGCTCCAGATCGGGTCGCCCGACGTGGCGTTCCCCCGGCTGAACATGTTCTCGTACTGGCTGTTCCTCTTCGGCGGGCTGATCGTGCTCGGGTCGCTGCTGGCGACGAACGGCCCGGCGGACTTCGGCTGGACCTCCTACACCCCGCTCAGCCGACTGGAGCGCTCGCCGAACATCGGGGCGGACCTGTGGATCCTGGGGCTCGCCCTGTCCGGCTTCGGCACGATCCTCGGCGCGGTGAACTTCCTGACCACCATCATCGGGATGCGCGCCCCGGGCATGACGATGTTCCGGATGCCGATCTTCACCTGGAACGTGCTGTTCACGTCGATCCTGATCCTGGTCGCGTTCCCCGTGCTCGCGGCGGCACTGCTGGTGCTGGAGTCGGACCGGCGGTTCGGCTCGACGGTCTTCGCCGCGGAGAACGGCGGAACGCTGCTCTGGCAGCACCTCTTCTGGTTCTTCGGCCACCCGGAGGTCTACATCATCGCGCTGCCGTTCTTCGGCATCGTCACGGAGATCATCCCGGTCTTCTCCCGCAAGCCGATCTTCGGTTATGTGATGCTCATCGGCGCGACGATGGCCATCACCGGCCTTTCGCTGGTGGTGTGGGCGCACCACATGTTCGCCACGGGTGCGGTGCTGCTGCCGTTCTTCTCGTTCATGTCGTTCCTGATCGCGGTACCGACCGGGGTGAAGTTCTTCAACTGGACGGGGACGATGCTCAAGGGCTCCCTGTCCTTCGAAACGCCGATGCTGTGGTCCGTCGGCTTCCTGGTGACCTTCCTGTTCGGCGGTCTCACCGGAGTGCTGCTGGCCTCGCCGCCGATGGACTTCCACGTCACGGACACGTACTTCGTCGTGGCGCACTTCCATTACGTGGTGTTCGGCACGGTGGTGTTCGCGATGTTCGCCGGGTTCTACTTCTGGTGGCCGAAGTTCACCGGAAAGATGCTGGACGAGCGGCTGGGCAAGGTCCACTTCTGGACCCTGTTCGTCGGCTTCCACACCACCTTCCTGGTGCAGCACTGGCTGGGCGCGGAGGGAATGCCACGCCGGTACGCGGACTATCTCGACGCCGACGGGTTCACCGCGCTCAACATGATCTCCACCGGCGGGGCGTTCCTGCTCGGACTCTCGACACTGCCGTTCCTGTACAACATCTGGAAGACCGCCAAGTACGGGGTGAAGACCGACCGGAACGACCCCTGGGGCTACGGGCGTTCCCTGGAGTGGGCGACGTCCTGTCCGCCGCCCCGGCACAACTTCGTCACGCTGCCCAAGATCCGCTCGGAGTCCCCCGCGTTCGACCTGCACCACCCGGAGATCGCCGCGCTCCAGCAGGAGTCGCAGGTCACTCCGGCACCGCTCGATCCAGAGCGCGCCCGAGGAGATCACGGGCCGCAGTGA